One window of Pseudomonadota bacterium genomic DNA carries:
- a CDS encoding thioredoxin family protein has product MKVKILGTGCAKCKKLYAEAEKAVASSGVAAEIEKVEKIDDIMKYGVMMTPALVIDEEVKASGRIAPASEIVTWITTAAAKAKP; this is encoded by the coding sequence ATGAAGGTGAAGATCCTGGGTACGGGCTGCGCGAAGTGCAAGAAGCTGTACGCCGAGGCCGAGAAGGCGGTGGCCTCCTCGGGCGTGGCCGCTGAGATCGAGAAGGTTGAGAAGATAGACGATATCATGAAGTATGGCGTCATGATGACGCCCGCGCTCGTCATCGACGAGGAGGTCAAGGCGAGCGGCCGCATCGCGCCGGCCTCGGAGATCGTCACCTGGATCACGACCGCCGCCGCGAAGGCCAAGCCATGA
- a CDS encoding permease encodes MRERGKISSVVAMFWPFALVAAVAGLWAYGRLGGELAYGVRAGESLLDFLIEMALVLPPMFLLVGLFEVWVPRAVVERHAGKRAGFAAIPWMVLLATVQAGPLYGAFPVAVGLWRKGCAPRNVFIYLGAFSAMKIPMLTFEVAFLGWSFSLARTLITLPVFIVIGVVMERLLPADYRLPEPGDPRAVVNEEGRP; translated from the coding sequence GTGAGGGAACGCGGGAAGATCTCTTCCGTCGTCGCGATGTTCTGGCCCTTTGCGCTGGTCGCCGCGGTCGCGGGCCTCTGGGCCTACGGCCGCCTCGGCGGCGAGCTCGCGTACGGGGTTCGGGCCGGAGAGAGCCTCCTCGACTTCCTGATCGAGATGGCGCTCGTGCTCCCGCCGATGTTCCTCCTGGTCGGGCTGTTCGAGGTCTGGGTGCCCCGCGCGGTTGTCGAACGGCACGCGGGGAAGCGCGCCGGTTTCGCCGCGATCCCCTGGATGGTCCTGCTCGCCACGGTGCAGGCCGGGCCGCTCTACGGGGCATTTCCCGTGGCCGTCGGCCTCTGGCGCAAGGGCTGCGCGCCGCGGAACGTCTTCATCTACCTCGGCGCCTTCTCGGCGATGAAGATCCCGATGCTGACGTTCGAGGTGGCGTTCCTCGGCTGGAGCTTCTCGCTCGCGCGGACACTCATCACCCTGCCGGTGTTCATCGTCATCGGGGTCGTGATGGAGCGGCTGCTGCCGGCCGACTATCGACTGCCCGAGCCGGGCGATCCCCGGGCGGTTGTCAATGAGGAGGGAAGACCATGA
- a CDS encoding metalloregulator ArsR/SmtB family transcription factor — protein sequence MARRETDIFKRQARVLKALANESRLKIVDRLSRGECSVGELTDLVGTDRTTVSKHLAVLRAHGIVADRREGNVVYYELLTPCVMSFFSCASQVLKERV from the coding sequence ATGGCGCGACGGGAAACGGACATCTTCAAGCGGCAGGCGCGGGTGCTCAAGGCGCTCGCCAACGAGTCCCGGCTCAAGATCGTCGATCGGCTGTCGCGAGGCGAGTGCTCCGTCGGCGAGCTGACCGACCTGGTGGGCACGGACCGCACCACTGTGTCCAAGCACCTCGCGGTGCTGCGCGCCCACGGCATCGTCGCAGACAGGCGGGAGGGGAACGTCGTGTACTACGAGCTGCTCACGCCGTGCGTCATGAGCTTCTTCTCGTGCGCCTCGCAGGTCCTGAAGGAGCGGGTGTGA
- a CDS encoding aromatic aminobenezylarsenical efflux permease ArsG family transporter, whose product MESIWLGIGSALWLGILTSVSPCPLATNIAAISYVGKRVDRPVMVLLSGLLYTLGRTLSYFAVAFIAVKSLVSVPAVSMFLQSRMNQVLGPVLVVVGVLLLDVIPWPWTGGGRGFSGKLQGRVDKLGLWGAGLLGLVFALTFCPLSAALFFGSLVPLAVAHESSVLLPCLYGIGTALPVVVFSVIIAFVTNRVSRVFNALTKIEPWMRRITAAVFILVGGYYCLVYLFKVL is encoded by the coding sequence ATGGAGTCCATCTGGTTGGGGATCGGCAGCGCCCTGTGGCTCGGGATCCTGACGTCCGTCAGCCCGTGCCCGCTGGCGACGAACATCGCCGCCATCTCCTACGTCGGCAAGCGCGTGGATCGCCCCGTCATGGTCCTCCTCTCGGGCCTCCTGTACACGCTCGGTCGGACGCTGAGCTACTTCGCCGTGGCGTTCATCGCGGTGAAGAGCCTCGTGTCCGTCCCCGCCGTCTCCATGTTCCTCCAGAGCAGGATGAACCAGGTCCTCGGCCCGGTGCTGGTCGTGGTGGGGGTGCTGCTGCTGGACGTGATCCCCTGGCCCTGGACCGGCGGCGGGCGCGGGTTCTCGGGCAAGCTGCAGGGCCGCGTGGACAAGCTCGGCCTCTGGGGCGCGGGCCTCCTCGGGCTCGTGTTCGCGCTGACCTTCTGCCCGCTCTCGGCGGCGCTGTTCTTCGGGAGCCTGGTGCCGCTCGCCGTGGCGCACGAGTCGAGCGTGCTGCTCCCCTGCCTCTACGGGATCGGCACGGCGCTGCCGGTGGTGGTCTTCTCGGTGATCATCGCCTTCGTCACCAACCGGGTGTCGCGGGTGTTCAACGCCCTGACCAAGATCGAGCCCTGGATGCGCCGCATCACGGCGGCGGTGTTCATCCTCGTGGGCGGGTACTACTGCCTGGTCTACCTGTTCAAAGTCCTCTAG
- a CDS encoding permease, producing MIALWITAGAALLASLVADRRKTRASLIRGLKTFWAIVPLLLGVLAVVSLLMAAVTPEMLQRALSGSGPLPFCAALGVGSVALVPGFIAYPLAGVLRENGASTPVLAAFITSLMMVGVLTLPIEAKFFGWRVSLLRNGLAFVGAVLVAVGMAWVLP from the coding sequence GTGATCGCGCTGTGGATCACCGCCGGTGCGGCGCTGCTCGCCTCGTTGGTCGCCGACCGACGGAAGACGCGTGCATCCTTGATCAGAGGGCTCAAGACGTTCTGGGCCATCGTCCCGCTCCTGCTCGGCGTGCTCGCGGTCGTGAGCCTCCTCATGGCGGCCGTGACCCCGGAGATGCTCCAGCGTGCGCTGTCGGGCTCGGGCCCGCTGCCGTTCTGCGCCGCACTCGGGGTCGGCAGCGTCGCGCTCGTGCCGGGCTTCATCGCCTACCCGCTCGCCGGGGTCCTGCGCGAGAACGGGGCGTCGACGCCGGTGCTCGCGGCGTTCATCACGTCGCTCATGATGGTCGGCGTCCTGACGCTGCCGATTGAGGCGAAGTTCTTCGGCTGGAGGGTCTCCTTGCTGCGCAACGGCCTCGCGTTCGTCGGGGCGGTCCTCGTGGCCGTCGGCATGGCGTGGGTGCTGCCGTGA
- a CDS encoding nitrophenyl compound nitroreductase subunit ArsF family protein, with the protein MTGLPRTKTIIMLALVAAVAATGCNRPAAAAGDAQKATGDVQKAASDTPKAAANPNAAPDKIIVYYFHATRRCPTCLGIQDNIEQTINEKFAEETTAGKLSFEEVNFEEDANKHFVDEYQLSFSTMIVAAQASGKTVKWENAEKVWEHAHNAPALKEYVEKMIRTYLAKL; encoded by the coding sequence ATGACGGGATTACCGAGGACGAAGACCATCATCATGCTGGCGCTGGTCGCGGCGGTCGCGGCGACGGGCTGCAACAGGCCGGCCGCCGCCGCTGGCGACGCGCAGAAGGCGACCGGCGACGTGCAGAAGGCCGCCTCCGACACGCCGAAGGCGGCGGCGAATCCGAACGCGGCGCCTGACAAGATCATCGTCTACTACTTCCACGCCACCCGCCGCTGCCCGACCTGCCTGGGGATCCAGGACAACATCGAGCAGACCATCAACGAGAAGTTCGCCGAGGAGACGACGGCCGGGAAGCTCTCCTTCGAGGAGGTCAACTTCGAGGAGGACGCGAACAAGCACTTCGTCGACGAGTACCAGCTGTCCTTCAGCACGATGATCGTGGCCGCGCAGGCCAGCGGCAAGACCGTCAAGTGGGAGAACGCCGAGAAGGTCTGGGAGCACGCGCACAACGCCCCGGCGCTGAAGGAGTACGTGGAGAAGATGATCCGCACGTACCTGGCGAAGCTGTGA
- a CDS encoding permease, giving the protein MKERWKLVLILAAFAACWFLPADSPRVASALHESLSLVKWYAREHVLLCLVPAFFIAGAISVFVSQGAVMKYLGPKANKLVSYPVAAVSGTILAVCSCTVLPLFSSIHKRGAGLGPAIAFLYSGPAINVLAIILTARILGFELGVARAVGAVSFAIIIGLAMHFIFRKEEAARQEAGGVVIPDEVKGRALWQDGLYFLAMIGILVFANWGKPAEGDTGAWAAIHSAKWIVTGVFGVMLIGSLVAWFKKDELSMWVDSSWTFAKQILPLLLGGVFVAGLLLGGPGGSEKGLIPNSWIAAAVGGNSLLANLFASVVGAFMYFATLTEVPILEGLLKAGMGKGPALALLLAGPALSLPNMLVIRSVMGTKKTVVFVGLVIVLSTIAGLIYGAIF; this is encoded by the coding sequence ATGAAGGAGCGCTGGAAGCTCGTCCTGATCCTGGCCGCGTTCGCGGCGTGCTGGTTCCTGCCCGCGGACAGCCCGCGGGTCGCCTCCGCCCTGCACGAGAGCCTGTCGCTCGTGAAGTGGTACGCGCGGGAGCACGTGCTCCTCTGCCTCGTCCCCGCCTTCTTCATCGCCGGCGCCATCAGCGTCTTCGTGAGCCAGGGCGCGGTGATGAAGTACCTGGGGCCGAAGGCGAACAAGCTCGTCTCCTACCCGGTCGCGGCGGTGTCGGGCACGATCCTCGCGGTGTGCTCGTGCACCGTGCTGCCGCTTTTCTCCAGCATCCACAAGCGCGGCGCCGGCCTCGGGCCCGCGATCGCGTTCCTCTACTCGGGCCCCGCGATCAACGTCCTCGCCATCATCCTCACCGCGCGCATCCTGGGGTTCGAGCTCGGCGTCGCCCGCGCGGTGGGGGCCGTCTCGTTCGCGATCATCATCGGGCTCGCCATGCACTTCATCTTCCGCAAGGAGGAGGCGGCCCGGCAGGAGGCCGGCGGCGTGGTCATCCCGGACGAGGTCAAGGGGCGCGCCCTGTGGCAGGACGGGCTCTACTTCCTCGCGATGATCGGCATCCTCGTGTTCGCCAACTGGGGCAAGCCCGCGGAGGGCGACACCGGCGCCTGGGCGGCGATCCACTCGGCCAAGTGGATCGTCACCGGCGTCTTCGGGGTGATGCTGATAGGCAGCCTCGTCGCGTGGTTCAAGAAGGACGAGCTGTCGATGTGGGTGGATTCGAGCTGGACGTTCGCCAAGCAGATCCTGCCCCTGCTCCTCGGCGGCGTGTTCGTGGCCGGCCTCCTGCTCGGCGGTCCCGGCGGCTCTGAGAAGGGGCTCATCCCGAACTCGTGGATCGCGGCCGCGGTCGGCGGGAACTCGCTGCTCGCCAACCTGTTCGCGTCGGTGGTCGGCGCGTTCATGTACTTCGCGACGCTCACCGAGGTGCCGATCCTGGAGGGGCTGCTCAAGGCGGGCATGGGCAAGGGCCCGGCGCTCGCGCTGCTCCTGGCGGGCCCGGCGCTGTCGCTGCCGAACATGCTCGTCATCCGCAGCGTGATGGGGACGAAGAAGACGGTGGTGTTCGTGGGGCTCGTGATCGTCCTCTCGACCATCGCGGGTCTCATCTACGGGGCGATCTTCTAG
- a CDS encoding carboxymuconolactone decarboxylase family protein: MSCTTVGTPMDILRAVSPEGAKTYMDHRAATMDNPALQAVPVKYKLLIGIGVAASLQSSTCTTMWVKQAKQAGATDAEIVEAVLVARLMKMATVNDTAAEALAWLGSEKK, encoded by the coding sequence ATGAGCTGCACGACCGTTGGAACTCCGATGGACATTCTTCGCGCCGTCTCGCCCGAGGGTGCGAAGACCTACATGGACCACAGGGCGGCGACCATGGACAACCCCGCGCTCCAGGCGGTACCGGTCAAGTACAAGCTGTTGATCGGCATCGGTGTGGCGGCGTCGTTGCAGTCCTCGACCTGCACGACCATGTGGGTCAAGCAGGCGAAGCAGGCCGGCGCGACCGACGCCGAGATCGTCGAGGCCGTTCTGGTCGCGAGGCTGATGAAGATGGCCACGGTCAACGACACCGCGGCCGAGGCGCTCGCGTGGCTCGGCTCGGAGAAGAAGTAG
- a CDS encoding DUF169 domain-containing protein, translated as MSVITSSVAASRMTEILGLETEPVAVFLLPAGADNPAFEDFAEVTGYRYCQLLMRARHGESQRLAPEGIACPAAASAFGFKPLPEGLATGKGLVGFGIVSEPATGKAMFEGMTRLPPGSLGGIAVCPLAASPATPDVVVVEGPPEQLMWLALADLNRAGGQRRRGDTAVLQATCVDATVIPHVEQRLNFSLGCYGCREATDMGVNETILGFPGASLSGIVAALEQLNAKAVGRSRAKAVFNHLKEKQEKP; from the coding sequence ATGTCGGTCATCACGTCGTCAGTCGCCGCGAGCAGGATGACGGAGATCCTCGGGCTCGAGACCGAACCGGTCGCGGTCTTCTTGCTGCCGGCCGGCGCCGACAACCCCGCGTTCGAGGACTTCGCCGAGGTAACGGGCTACCGCTACTGCCAGCTCTTGATGCGAGCGCGGCACGGTGAATCGCAGCGATTGGCCCCTGAGGGCATCGCCTGCCCGGCGGCGGCGTCCGCGTTCGGCTTCAAGCCCCTGCCCGAGGGTCTCGCCACAGGCAAGGGGCTGGTCGGGTTCGGCATCGTGAGCGAGCCGGCGACCGGGAAGGCGATGTTCGAGGGGATGACGCGGCTGCCGCCAGGCAGTCTCGGTGGCATCGCCGTTTGCCCCCTCGCGGCGTCACCCGCCACGCCCGATGTCGTCGTAGTCGAGGGGCCGCCCGAGCAGCTCATGTGGCTTGCGCTCGCGGATCTCAATCGGGCGGGAGGACAGCGACGGCGCGGCGACACGGCCGTGCTCCAGGCGACCTGCGTGGACGCGACCGTCATCCCGCACGTCGAGCAGCGACTGAACTTCTCGCTCGGCTGCTACGGCTGCCGCGAGGCGACCGACATGGGCGTGAACGAGACGATCCTCGGCTTTCCCGGAGCCTCGCTCTCGGGGATCGTCGCGGCGCTGGAACAATTGAACGCGAAGGCCGTCGGCCGCTCTCGGGCCAAGGCCGTGTTTAATCACCTCAAAGAGAAACAGGAGAAACCATGA
- a CDS encoding cytochrome c biogenesis protein CcdA — MLDSFLANVGDYVHTNPWLALAAVFVGGVLTASNPCVLAMIPLMMGFVAGRKDERAGVLRALAFSFVFVLGLAVSFTALGMIAALAGRMYGDLSGVWNWIVAAVCVAMGLHLMGVVTVPIPSLGGRLQPKTRGFLGAFLLGLLFGIVSAPCAGPILVVLLTYLAGSGASVAWGGTLLLVYALGHSVLILVAGTSMGAAKKLIENKRANRALDVLRRIAGVVIILVGVYFAYRGLQ; from the coding sequence ATGCTCGACAGCTTCCTAGCCAACGTCGGCGACTACGTCCACACGAACCCGTGGCTCGCGCTGGCCGCCGTGTTCGTGGGCGGCGTCCTCACCGCCTCGAACCCCTGCGTGCTCGCGATGATCCCGCTCATGATGGGCTTCGTCGCGGGCCGCAAGGACGAGAGGGCCGGCGTGCTGCGCGCGCTCGCGTTCTCGTTCGTCTTCGTGCTCGGGCTCGCTGTCTCCTTCACCGCGCTCGGGATGATCGCCGCGCTCGCCGGCAGGATGTACGGCGACCTCTCGGGCGTCTGGAACTGGATCGTCGCCGCGGTGTGCGTCGCCATGGGGCTGCACCTCATGGGCGTGGTCACGGTGCCGATACCGAGCCTCGGCGGGCGGTTGCAGCCCAAGACCCGGGGCTTCCTCGGCGCGTTCCTGCTCGGGCTGTTGTTCGGCATCGTCTCCGCGCCGTGCGCCGGGCCGATCCTGGTCGTGCTGCTCACGTACCTCGCCGGGTCGGGCGCATCGGTCGCCTGGGGCGGGACGCTGCTGCTGGTCTACGCGCTCGGCCACAGCGTGCTCATCCTGGTCGCCGGCACGTCGATGGGTGCGGCGAAGAAGCTCATCGAGAACAAGCGGGCGAACCGCGCGCTCGACGTCCTGCGCCGTATCGCCGGTGTCGTCATCATCCTGGTCGGCGTGTACTTCGCGTACAGGGGGTTGCAATGA
- a CDS encoding putative zinc-binding protein, producing the protein MSDGQDCCCATGVPTLIFACSGSSNVGQLTNSLALRLARESIGTMSCLAGVGAHLSGFVVPAKDCERLVVLDGCEHRCALKTLEHVQAKPHVYLNLTEHGFVKKHGVLADEAELERAHALATDRLRGAACSTAS; encoded by the coding sequence ATGAGCGACGGCCAAGACTGCTGCTGCGCAACTGGGGTCCCGACGCTCATCTTCGCCTGCTCGGGCTCGTCGAACGTCGGCCAGCTCACGAACAGCCTGGCGCTGCGCCTCGCCCGGGAGAGCATCGGGACGATGTCCTGCCTCGCGGGGGTGGGCGCGCACCTGAGCGGCTTTGTCGTGCCGGCCAAGGACTGCGAGCGCCTGGTGGTCCTCGACGGCTGTGAGCACCGCTGCGCCCTCAAGACCCTCGAGCACGTGCAGGCGAAGCCGCACGTCTACTTGAACCTCACGGAGCACGGCTTCGTGAAGAAGCACGGGGTACTCGCGGACGAAGCGGAGCTCGAACGAGCGCACGCCCTCGCGACCGACCGGTTGAGGGGAGCCGCATGCTCGACAGCTTCCTAG
- a CDS encoding thioredoxin family protein: MKVKILGTGCAKCKKLYAEAEKAAAASGVPVELEKVENIDDIMNYGVMMTPALVIDEKVVTSGRVLSSGDIAKMLTAAAEKKNA; the protein is encoded by the coding sequence ATGAAGGTGAAGATCCTGGGTACGGGCTGCGCGAAGTGCAAGAAGCTGTACGCCGAGGCCGAGAAGGCGGCCGCCGCTTCGGGGGTGCCGGTGGAGCTCGAAAAGGTCGAGAACATCGACGACATCATGAACTACGGCGTGATGATGACGCCGGCGCTCGTGATCGACGAGAAGGTCGTGACGAGCGGCCGCGTGCTGTCCAGCGGCGACATCGCCAAGATGCTCACGGCCGCGGCGGAGAAGAAGAACGCCTGA